From one Oceanimonas doudoroffii genomic stretch:
- the yiaY gene encoding L-threonine dehydrogenase: MSTATFFMPSVNLIGDGALEQAVEQVSGYGFRHALIVTDKPLVELGYAGQLQQALAKKDIQASVFDGVQANPTTGNVEAGLALLEQKQCDFVISLGGGSPHDCAKAIALVASNGGDIRDFEGVDQSAKPQLPLVAINTTAGTASEITRFCIITDEKTHIKMAIVDKHVTPMLSVNDPYLMKNMPASLTAATGMDALTHAVEAYVSTAANPITDACALQAITLISRNLANAVANGADMAARNKMAYAQLLAGMAFNNASLGYVHAMAHQLGGFYDLPHGVCNAVLLPHVQRFNSRVAAVRLAEVAEALGEQVQELGPAQGAERCIAAIERLARQVGIPAGLSELGVKQDDFAELAGNAMKDACGLTNPVQPSHDEVVGIFKAAF, translated from the coding sequence ATGAGTACAGCAACTTTTTTTATGCCGTCGGTCAACCTGATCGGCGACGGTGCCCTGGAGCAGGCGGTGGAGCAGGTAAGCGGGTACGGCTTTCGTCATGCGCTGATCGTGACCGACAAGCCCCTGGTGGAGCTGGGATACGCCGGCCAGCTGCAACAGGCGCTGGCGAAGAAGGACATTCAGGCCAGCGTGTTTGACGGCGTGCAGGCCAACCCCACCACCGGCAATGTGGAAGCAGGCCTGGCATTGCTTGAGCAGAAACAATGTGATTTCGTTATTTCCCTCGGTGGCGGCTCGCCCCACGACTGCGCCAAGGCCATTGCCCTGGTGGCCAGCAACGGCGGCGACATTCGTGACTTTGAGGGGGTCGACCAGTCCGCCAAACCCCAGCTGCCCCTGGTGGCCATCAACACCACCGCCGGCACCGCCTCCGAGATCACCCGTTTCTGCATCATTACCGACGAAAAAACCCATATCAAAATGGCCATCGTCGACAAGCATGTCACGCCCATGCTGTCGGTCAACGATCCCTACTTGATGAAAAACATGCCGGCGTCGCTGACCGCCGCCACTGGCATGGATGCGCTCACCCATGCGGTGGAAGCCTATGTGTCTACCGCCGCCAACCCCATTACCGACGCCTGCGCCCTTCAGGCCATCACCCTGATAAGCCGCAACCTGGCCAATGCCGTGGCCAACGGCGCCGACATGGCCGCCCGCAACAAGATGGCCTACGCCCAGCTGCTGGCGGGCATGGCCTTTAACAATGCGTCGCTCGGCTATGTGCACGCCATGGCCCACCAGCTGGGCGGGTTCTACGATCTGCCCCATGGGGTGTGCAACGCCGTGCTGCTTCCCCATGTGCAGCGTTTTAACAGCCGAGTGGCGGCGGTCCGTCTTGCCGAGGTGGCCGAGGCCCTGGGCGAGCAGGTGCAGGAGCTCGGCCCGGCGCAGGGAGCCGAGCGGTGCATTGCCGCCATTGAGCGGCTGGCACGGCAGGTGGGCATTCCCGCCGGCCTGAGCGAGCTGGGGGTAAAGCAGGATGACTTCGCCGAGCTGGCCGGTAATGCCATGAAGGACGCCTGTGGCCTGACCAACCCGGTGCAGCCCAGCCATGATGAGGTGGTGGGCATATTCAAGGCCGCCTTCTGA
- a CDS encoding sigma-54-dependent Fis family transcriptional regulator produces MTYPASTPQPGERLLRSWQRSQTFGLQRGHQADPCCLSPAELRRRQQRHRHLLTLLQRAMPLFEQWQQGRPCRLLFADADGTILLSTGDNHFGDRARRLALATGASWHEQTMGTNAIGTALLEQQEISVLGEQHYMHANAAISCSASPVLSPTGELLGVINISSEAGEHSADMLLTARLMSLSMENALVSEQQDACWLLSLASDAAGLQQPWSALIALREDGQLLGANRRARQWLPKLDPAALLARLRQGELTPWGDGMALLSRRPAPARSRPVAENATEAAGLKLLNHGVPLLLQGETGTGKDHTVRRLHKQSRRAQGPLVAVNCGALPTELVEAELFGHAPGAFTGSHKAGRTGYIRAAHQGILFLDEIGELPLAAQTRLLRVLQEKAVVPLGCHEPEPVDFCVVAASHKDLEAMVRDGRFREDLYFRLNGYKLTLPPLRDYARSAFETLVERLLLELHGEHCRLAAGLMDTLHASSWPGNIRQLRQVLEVAGILADGGVIEAGHLPELPTPARTQEAVQDLKSATERQIRKVLDDCNGNVSEAARRLGISRTTLYARLKGG; encoded by the coding sequence ATGACCTATCCTGCCTCAACCCCGCAGCCCGGCGAGCGGCTGCTTCGCTCCTGGCAACGCAGTCAAACCTTTGGCCTGCAGCGCGGCCACCAGGCCGATCCCTGCTGCCTGAGCCCGGCCGAGCTGCGCCGGCGCCAGCAGCGCCATCGCCACCTGTTAACCCTGCTGCAACGGGCCATGCCGCTGTTTGAACAGTGGCAACAGGGTCGCCCCTGCCGGCTGCTGTTTGCCGATGCCGACGGCACCATTTTGTTGAGCACCGGCGACAACCACTTTGGTGATCGAGCCCGTCGCCTGGCCCTGGCCACCGGCGCCAGCTGGCATGAACAGACCATGGGCACCAACGCCATTGGCACCGCCCTGCTGGAGCAACAGGAAATTTCCGTGCTGGGTGAACAACACTATATGCACGCCAACGCTGCCATCAGCTGCAGCGCCAGCCCGGTGTTATCCCCCACCGGTGAACTGCTGGGCGTGATTAACATCTCCAGCGAGGCCGGCGAACACAGCGCCGATATGCTGCTCACCGCCCGGCTGATGTCCCTGTCCATGGAAAACGCCCTGGTCAGCGAACAGCAGGATGCCTGCTGGCTGCTCAGCCTGGCCAGCGACGCCGCCGGCCTGCAACAACCCTGGTCGGCGTTGATCGCCCTGCGTGAAGACGGTCAGCTGTTGGGCGCCAACCGTCGGGCCCGGCAGTGGCTGCCAAAACTGGACCCCGCCGCCCTGTTGGCCCGGCTGCGTCAGGGCGAGCTCACCCCTTGGGGTGACGGCATGGCGCTGCTGAGCCGTCGGCCGGCCCCGGCACGCTCTCGCCCGGTGGCAGAAAACGCCACCGAAGCCGCCGGCCTCAAGCTGCTCAACCACGGCGTGCCCCTGCTGCTGCAGGGTGAAACCGGCACCGGCAAGGATCACACCGTTCGCCGCCTGCACAAGCAAAGCCGGCGCGCCCAGGGGCCACTGGTGGCGGTGAACTGCGGCGCCCTGCCCACCGAGCTGGTTGAGGCCGAGCTGTTCGGCCACGCGCCCGGCGCCTTTACCGGCAGCCACAAGGCCGGACGCACCGGTTATATTCGGGCCGCCCATCAGGGCATTTTGTTTCTGGATGAAATCGGCGAGCTACCGCTGGCGGCCCAGACCCGGCTGCTTCGAGTGCTGCAGGAAAAGGCGGTAGTGCCCCTGGGCTGCCATGAGCCCGAGCCGGTGGACTTCTGCGTGGTGGCCGCCAGCCACAAAGACCTGGAGGCCATGGTGCGGGATGGCCGATTTCGGGAAGATCTGTATTTTCGCCTGAACGGCTACAAATTGACCCTGCCGCCCCTGCGCGACTATGCACGCTCAGCGTTTGAAACACTGGTGGAAAGATTGCTGCTGGAATTGCACGGCGAGCACTGCCGGCTGGCCGCCGGTTTGATGGACACCCTGCATGCCAGCTCCTGGCCAGGCAACATTCGCCAGCTCAGGCAGGTGCTGGAGGTGGCCGGCATTCTCGCCGACGGAGGCGTGATTGAAGCCGGGCATTTGCCCGAACTGCCGACACCGGCTCGCACCCAGGAGGCGGTGCAGGATCTGAAATCCGCCACCGAGCGGCAGATAAGAAAGGTGCTGGACGATTGCAACGGCAACGTAAGCGAGGCGGCGCGGCGACTGGGCATCAGCCGCACCACCCTGTATGCCCGGCTTAAGGGCGGTTAA
- a CDS encoding aldehyde dehydrogenase family protein → MIYQQPGQPGAVVSFKAQYQNYIGGEWIAPVGGRYIENTSPVNGAVFCEVPRSDAADVDLAVQAATRAFATWGSTSVTERANLMLRIADRIEQNKEMLAVAETWDNGKAVRETLAADIPLVVDHFRYFAGAIRAQEGSAAELDCSTAVYHFREPVGVVGQIIPWNFPLLMAAWKVAPVLASGCCTVLKPAEQTPASILVLMELIGDLLPPGVINVVNGLGPEAGEAILRHPGIAKLAFTGSTPVGQHVLKAAADRLIPSTVELGGKSPNIFFEDVLRFEPEFVDKCIEGMLLTFFNQGEVCTCPSRALVQESIYDDFMARVLARGREIKQGNPLDTDTQVGAQASREQFDKILGYMEIGRAEGAQMLLGGQANSISGLENGFYIQPTIFQGRNNMRVFQEEIFGPAVGVTTFKDEAEALAIANDTEFGLGAGVWTRDVNRAYRMARGIQAGRVWMNCYHAYPAHAAFGGYKKSGIGRETHKMMLDHYQLTKCMLVSYSSNPLGFF, encoded by the coding sequence ATGATTTATCAGCAACCCGGTCAGCCCGGTGCCGTTGTCAGCTTCAAGGCACAATATCAGAACTACATTGGCGGTGAGTGGATCGCTCCGGTCGGCGGTCGTTATATAGAGAATACCTCGCCGGTGAATGGCGCGGTGTTTTGTGAAGTGCCCCGCTCCGACGCCGCCGATGTGGATCTGGCGGTGCAGGCCGCGACCCGGGCCTTTGCCACCTGGGGCAGCACCTCGGTGACCGAGCGCGCCAACCTGATGCTGCGCATCGCCGATCGCATTGAGCAAAATAAAGAGATGCTGGCGGTGGCGGAAACCTGGGATAACGGCAAGGCCGTGCGTGAAACCCTGGCCGCCGACATTCCCCTGGTGGTGGATCATTTCCGTTACTTTGCCGGCGCCATTCGCGCCCAGGAAGGCAGCGCCGCCGAGCTGGACTGCAGCACCGCCGTGTACCACTTCCGGGAGCCAGTGGGCGTGGTGGGGCAGATCATTCCCTGGAACTTTCCACTGCTGATGGCCGCCTGGAAGGTGGCACCGGTACTGGCTTCTGGCTGCTGCACCGTGCTCAAGCCCGCCGAGCAGACCCCGGCTTCCATTCTGGTGCTGATGGAGCTGATTGGCGATCTGCTGCCCCCCGGGGTGATCAATGTGGTCAACGGCCTGGGTCCGGAAGCGGGTGAAGCCATTCTGCGCCACCCCGGCATCGCCAAGCTGGCCTTTACCGGCTCCACCCCGGTGGGGCAGCACGTGCTCAAGGCCGCCGCCGATCGCCTGATCCCGTCCACCGTGGAGCTGGGTGGCAAGTCGCCCAATATCTTCTTTGAAGACGTGCTGCGCTTTGAGCCCGAGTTCGTGGACAAGTGCATTGAAGGCATGCTGCTTACCTTCTTCAACCAGGGTGAGGTGTGCACCTGTCCGTCCCGGGCGCTGGTGCAGGAAAGCATTTATGACGACTTTATGGCCCGGGTGCTGGCGCGGGGCCGGGAGATCAAGCAGGGCAACCCCCTCGACACCGACACCCAGGTGGGGGCGCAGGCGTCCCGGGAGCAGTTCGACAAAATTCTCGGTTACATGGAAATTGGCCGTGCCGAAGGCGCGCAAATGCTGCTGGGTGGCCAGGCCAACTCCATCAGCGGGCTGGAAAACGGTTTTTACATTCAGCCCACCATTTTCCAGGGCCGCAACAACATGCGGGTATTCCAGGAGGAGATCTTCGGCCCGGCGGTGGGGGTAACCACTTTCAAGGATGAAGCCGAGGCCCTGGCCATTGCCAACGACACCGAATTCGGCCTGGGCGCCGGGGTCTGGACCCGGGATGTGAACCGTGCCTACCGCATGGCCCGGGGCATTCAGGCCGGCCGGGTGTGGATGAACTGCTACCACGCCTATCCCGCCCATGCCGCCTTTGGAGGCTACAAGAAGTCGGGCATCGGCCGGGAAACCCACAAGATGATGCTGGATCACTATCAGCTCACCAAGTGCATGCTGGTCAGCTACAGCAGCAATCCCCTCGGCTTTTTCTGA
- a CDS encoding DNA methyltransferase: MSSTNGQVVPRESYPTPHTVVAALISRLQMRETDHFLEPCRGTDAIWDHIRLPAPQKHWAEIAMGRDYLQTTFTRKMDIIITNPPFSLTEAFIEKSLSELSADGTMAYLQRVNFLGSKRRVPFWKKVGFPDKSPIIIPRPRFVGGNSDSCEYAWFIWDKGNRFGIDKGLSHLICD, translated from the coding sequence ATGAGCAGTACCAACGGCCAAGTCGTGCCACGAGAGTCTTACCCAACCCCTCACACAGTTGTAGCCGCCCTGATCTCCCGCCTGCAGATGAGGGAAACGGATCATTTCCTTGAACCATGCCGGGGTACCGATGCCATCTGGGATCATATTCGGCTGCCCGCACCACAAAAACACTGGGCGGAAATAGCGATGGGCCGTGATTACCTGCAAACCACCTTTACCCGAAAAATGGATATCATTATCACCAATCCGCCCTTCTCATTGACCGAAGCTTTTATTGAAAAATCGCTTTCCGAGCTAAGCGCTGATGGCACCATGGCCTATCTGCAACGGGTCAACTTTCTGGGTAGCAAACGAAGAGTGCCATTCTGGAAAAAAGTAGGTTTTCCTGATAAATCGCCCATTATTATTCCCAGACCAAGATTTGTAGGTGGCAACTCGGATAGCTGTGAATATGCCTGGTTTATCTGGGACAAAGGCAACCGCTTCGGTATAGACAAGGGTCTTAGTCACTTGATATGTGATTGA
- the pgsA gene encoding CDP-diacylglycerol--glycerol-3-phosphate 3-phosphatidyltransferase yields the protein MINVPNSLTFFRILLIPVFVVLFYLPFHWAYFWAAAIFTLAAATDWLDGFLARQLKQGTPFGAFLDPVADKVMVATALVLIVEDYSSPLVTIPAMFMIGREIVISALREWMAELGQRSRVAVSWIGKWKTTIQMLALIGLIWQQSIYMIWASYVLLYAAAGLTLFSAYDYLRAAWGDLTGDNKA from the coding sequence ATGATAAATGTCCCCAACTCCCTGACGTTTTTTCGCATTCTGCTGATCCCCGTTTTCGTGGTGCTCTTTTACCTGCCGTTTCACTGGGCCTATTTCTGGGCCGCGGCGATATTTACCCTGGCCGCGGCCACCGACTGGCTGGACGGCTTTCTCGCCCGCCAGCTGAAGCAGGGCACGCCCTTTGGCGCCTTTCTCGACCCGGTGGCCGACAAGGTGATGGTGGCCACCGCCCTGGTGCTGATTGTGGAAGACTACAGCAGCCCGCTGGTGACCATTCCCGCCATGTTCATGATCGGCCGGGAAATTGTCATCTCGGCCCTGCGGGAGTGGATGGCCGAGCTGGGCCAGCGTTCCCGGGTGGCGGTAAGCTGGATTGGTAAATGGAAAACCACCATTCAGATGCTGGCGCTGATCGGCCTTATCTGGCAGCAAAGCATTTACATGATCTGGGCCAGCTATGTGCTGCTCTATGCGGCCGCCGGCCTGACCCTGTTCTCTGCCTACGACTACCTGCGCGCCGCCTGGGGTGACCTGACCGGCGACAACAAGGCGTAA
- the uvrC gene encoding excinuclease ABC subunit UvrC, with protein sequence MSQPFDARAFLKVVTEQPGVYMMYDAGGEVIYVGKAKNLRKRLSSYFRASVSGEKTRALVRQIADVQVTVTHTETEALILEHNLIKQHLPKYNVLLRDDKSYPYILISDHTHPRINIHRGARKKRGEYFGPYPNGNSVRESLHLMQKLFPVRQCEDSVYANRSRPCLLYQLKRCAGPCVKGLISDEEYAHQVQLARLFLQGKNQQVLTDLADSMELASRELRFEDAARFRDQLQALRRVQEQQFVSGNVLDNLDVIGLAAERSQACVQVLFIRQGKVLGGRSYFPRMAPDTDSEEILQSFVLQFYLSGVNGREAPAEVLLDRSLADEEPISETLSQHYGRRVRLRSAVRGERARFVKLARTNAETALASRLAHRSTQRQRLAQLQEVLGLADIARMECFDISHTMGEKTVASCVVFDQDGPRKSDYRRFNISGITPGDDYAAMEQALSRRFDGADPDTLPDVLFIDGGLGQLSKAEAVVGLALADSPKQPLLVGVAKGVTRKPGLETLIMGTSHEERHLPADLPALHLIQHIRDESHRFAITGHRAQRGKARTTSSLESIPGVGAKRRQALLKYLGGLQEVKRASVDELVKVPGISRALAEKIHDALHH encoded by the coding sequence ATGAGTCAGCCGTTTGATGCCAGGGCCTTTCTCAAGGTCGTGACCGAGCAACCCGGCGTCTACATGATGTATGACGCCGGGGGCGAGGTAATCTATGTGGGCAAGGCCAAAAACCTCAGGAAACGGCTTTCCTCCTATTTTCGCGCCAGCGTCAGTGGCGAGAAGACCCGAGCCCTGGTGCGCCAGATTGCCGATGTGCAGGTGACGGTGACCCACACCGAAACCGAAGCGCTGATCCTGGAGCACAACCTGATCAAGCAGCACCTGCCCAAATACAACGTGCTGCTGCGGGACGACAAGTCCTATCCCTATATTCTTATCTCCGATCACACTCATCCACGCATCAACATTCACCGTGGCGCCCGCAAGAAACGGGGCGAGTATTTCGGCCCATATCCCAACGGTAATTCGGTGCGTGAAAGCCTGCATCTGATGCAGAAGCTGTTTCCGGTGCGTCAGTGCGAAGACAGTGTCTATGCCAATCGCAGCCGCCCCTGCCTGCTGTATCAGCTCAAGCGCTGTGCCGGCCCCTGCGTAAAGGGGCTGATCAGCGACGAAGAATATGCTCATCAGGTGCAACTGGCCCGGTTGTTTCTCCAGGGCAAGAACCAGCAGGTGCTGACCGACCTGGCCGACAGCATGGAGCTGGCCAGCCGCGAGCTGCGCTTTGAAGATGCGGCGCGCTTTCGTGATCAGCTGCAGGCCCTGCGCCGAGTGCAGGAGCAGCAGTTTGTCAGCGGCAATGTGCTCGACAACCTCGACGTGATTGGCCTGGCCGCCGAGCGCAGCCAGGCCTGTGTGCAGGTGCTGTTTATTCGCCAGGGCAAGGTGCTGGGCGGGCGCAGCTATTTTCCGCGCATGGCCCCCGACACCGATTCGGAAGAGATCCTGCAAAGCTTTGTGCTGCAGTTTTACCTCTCTGGCGTCAATGGCCGGGAAGCCCCCGCCGAGGTGCTGCTGGATCGCTCCCTGGCCGATGAGGAGCCGATCAGCGAGACCCTGAGCCAGCACTATGGCCGCCGAGTGCGGCTGCGCAGCGCCGTGCGCGGTGAGCGGGCCCGTTTTGTCAAGCTGGCCCGTACCAATGCGGAAACCGCCCTGGCCAGCCGGCTGGCTCACCGCAGCACCCAGCGGCAACGACTGGCTCAGTTACAGGAAGTGCTGGGGCTGGCCGACATCGCGCGTATGGAGTGCTTTGATATCTCCCACACCATGGGCGAGAAAACCGTGGCGTCGTGTGTGGTGTTTGATCAGGATGGCCCACGCAAGAGCGATTATCGCCGGTTCAATATCAGTGGCATCACTCCCGGGGATGACTACGCCGCCATGGAGCAGGCCCTGAGCCGACGCTTTGATGGCGCCGATCCCGATACCCTGCCAGATGTGTTGTTTATCGACGGCGGCCTGGGCCAGCTCAGCAAGGCCGAGGCGGTGGTGGGGCTGGCGCTGGCCGACAGCCCGAAACAGCCGCTGCTGGTGGGGGTGGCCAAGGGCGTGACCCGCAAGCCCGGGTTGGAAACGCTGATCATGGGCACCAGCCACGAAGAGCGGCATTTGCCTGCCGATTTGCCGGCACTGCACCTGATCCAGCATATTCGCGACGAATCGCACCGTTTTGCCATTACCGGCCATCGGGCCCAGCGGGGCAAGGCACGCACCACCAGCAGCCTGGAGTCCATTCCCGGTGTCGGTGCCAAGCGCCGGCAGGCGTTGCTGAAATACCTGGGTGGCTTGCAGGAAGTAAAGCGCGCCAGCGTGGATGAGCTGGTCAAGGTACCCGGTATCAGCCGCGCGCTGGCAGAAAAGATTCACGATGCGTTGCATCACTGA
- a CDS encoding encapsulin-associated ferritin-like protein: MANEGYHEPIDELSDDTRDMHRAITSLMEELEAVDWYNQRVDACKDPELKAILAHNRDEEKEHAAMVLEWIRRRDPTFDKELKDYLFSSGDICDH; the protein is encoded by the coding sequence ATGGCGAACGAAGGCTATCACGAGCCCATTGATGAACTCAGTGACGACACTCGGGACATGCACAGGGCCATTACCTCGCTGATGGAGGAGCTGGAAGCGGTAGACTGGTATAACCAGCGGGTGGATGCCTGCAAGGATCCCGAGCTCAAGGCCATTCTGGCCCATAACCGGGACGAGGAAAAAGAGCATGCCGCCATGGTGCTGGAGTGGATTCGCCGTCGGGATCCCACCTTTGACAAGGAGCTGAAAGATTACCTGTTCAGCAGCGGCGACATCTGCGATCACTGA
- a CDS encoding GGDEF domain-containing protein — MIPFPSNDDALPTLLDQDRLNPQFQPIVDIQAGQILGHEALIRGPAGHPLEFPSALFGEARRLGMLSELDLACRQAALRRYHELGMDGCIFVNVNPSVLLDKRHPKGCTRRLVQELGLAPEQIVIELSEQDLVQDTAGLKEALNRYRQLGFRIAIDDLGAGYSGLKLWSEIEPDFVKIDRHFIHHIDQDTVRQAFVQSIADLARRLGSRVIAEGIETRAELEQLHAMGIRYCQGYWLGRPQPMPLTRAPTACGRPMGVPALQRDTVATLARQGQAMDVNDSLAKVFDRLRADSRLHSIPVLAQGVPVGMLHRSRVMELFSTPFGRALYANKPLTRAMDMQPLIVDRQTPLDRASQLITDDDSMSGRQHFIITHNGHYHGLGSVRDLLRTITEQQLLLARYANPLTQLPGNVPIYREIDEALQQQQDFYVAYFDLNHFKPYNDVYGYAQGDKVIQWVARLLRETIGGAGQFLGHVGGDDFVAVFDAGCDWRHLCDQLIARFDREIPDFYHAEDRLRRGMVAPGRNGDTQRYPLLGIAIGVVHPDPARCHSHGDVALLASAAKHAAKCHAQSCCCFSPERAPQRPIAS; from the coding sequence ATGATACCTTTCCCCAGCAACGACGACGCCCTGCCCACCCTGCTCGACCAGGACCGGCTGAACCCGCAGTTTCAGCCCATTGTGGATATTCAGGCCGGCCAGATCCTGGGGCACGAGGCGCTGATCCGCGGGCCCGCCGGCCATCCGCTGGAGTTTCCCTCGGCGCTGTTTGGCGAGGCTCGCCGGCTGGGTATGCTGTCGGAGCTGGATCTGGCCTGCCGTCAGGCGGCCCTGCGTCGCTATCATGAGCTCGGCATGGACGGCTGCATTTTCGTCAACGTCAATCCCAGCGTGCTGCTCGATAAGCGCCACCCCAAGGGCTGCACCCGCCGCCTGGTTCAGGAGCTGGGACTGGCCCCCGAGCAGATAGTGATTGAGCTGTCGGAGCAGGATCTGGTGCAGGACACCGCCGGCCTGAAAGAAGCGCTGAATCGCTACCGCCAGCTGGGCTTTCGCATCGCCATCGATGATCTGGGCGCCGGCTACTCAGGCCTGAAGCTGTGGTCGGAGATCGAGCCGGATTTCGTCAAAATAGACCGTCATTTCATTCATCACATCGATCAGGACACGGTACGCCAGGCCTTTGTACAGAGCATTGCCGATCTGGCGCGCCGGCTGGGCTCCCGCGTGATCGCCGAGGGCATCGAGACCCGCGCCGAACTTGAGCAACTACACGCCATGGGCATTCGCTATTGCCAGGGCTACTGGCTCGGGCGGCCACAACCGATGCCGCTGACCCGGGCTCCCACCGCCTGCGGCCGCCCCATGGGTGTACCGGCGCTGCAGCGCGACACCGTGGCCACCCTGGCCCGGCAGGGACAGGCCATGGACGTGAACGACTCCCTGGCCAAGGTGTTTGACCGGCTGCGGGCCGACAGTCGGCTGCACTCCATTCCGGTGCTGGCCCAGGGTGTGCCGGTGGGCATGCTGCACCGCTCCCGGGTGATGGAGCTGTTTTCCACTCCCTTTGGCCGAGCCCTTTACGCCAACAAACCGTTGACCCGCGCCATGGACATGCAACCGCTGATCGTGGATCGACAAACGCCGCTGGATCGCGCCAGCCAGCTGATTACCGACGACGACAGCATGAGCGGCCGCCAGCACTTCATCATTACCCACAACGGCCATTATCACGGTCTGGGCTCGGTACGCGATTTGTTGCGTACCATTACCGAGCAACAGCTGCTGCTGGCCCGCTATGCCAACCCCCTGACCCAGTTGCCGGGCAATGTGCCCATCTACCGGGAAATAGACGAGGCATTGCAGCAGCAACAGGACTTTTACGTGGCCTACTTCGATCTCAACCACTTCAAGCCCTATAACGACGTTTACGGTTACGCCCAGGGAGACAAGGTGATCCAGTGGGTGGCCCGGCTGTTGCGGGAAACCATCGGCGGGGCCGGCCAGTTTCTGGGCCATGTGGGCGGAGATGACTTTGTGGCGGTGTTTGATGCCGGCTGCGACTGGCGCCATCTGTGCGATCAGCTCATTGCCCGCTTCGATCGGGAAATTCCCGACTTTTATCATGCCGAAGACCGGCTGCGCCGGGGCATGGTGGCCCCCGGGCGCAACGGCGACACACAACGTTATCCCTTGCTGGGCATTGCCATCGGCGTGGTGCACCCGGATCCGGCCCGCTGCCATTCCCACGGTGACGTGGCCCTGCTGGCCAGTGCCGCCAAGCACGCAGCCAAGTGCCATGCACAAAGCTGTTGCTGCTTCAGCCCGGAGCGGGCCCCCCAGCGGCCAATCGCGTCCTAG
- a CDS encoding L,D-transpeptidase family protein has protein sequence MSGPAFSYAHGSIDNVLSAYGELAEIRMRPHFMRAEVSYPPKDIVLLATKEEKALELWARNDSGDFRFIRHYPVRKASGGPGPKLREGDKQVPEGIYRITHLNPDSRFHLSMRLNYPNSYDLMRAAKEGRSDPGSDIYIHGKAESAGCLAIGDIAIEELFVLVNRIGVDNTSVIIAPHDPRRVPLDGFAANLPRWAVELYADISREFAKYPRNEEI, from the coding sequence ATGTCAGGCCCCGCTTTTTCCTATGCTCACGGCAGCATCGACAACGTACTCTCCGCCTATGGCGAGCTGGCAGAAATACGTATGCGGCCCCACTTTATGCGGGCCGAGGTCAGCTATCCGCCCAAAGACATCGTGTTGCTGGCCACCAAGGAGGAAAAGGCCCTGGAGCTGTGGGCCCGCAACGACAGCGGCGACTTTCGCTTTATTCGCCATTACCCGGTGCGCAAGGCCAGCGGTGGCCCGGGCCCCAAGCTGAGGGAAGGCGACAAGCAGGTGCCCGAGGGTATCTACCGCATTACTCACCTCAACCCGGACAGCCGCTTTCATCTGTCGATGCGGCTCAATTACCCCAATTCCTACGATCTGATGCGCGCGGCCAAGGAAGGGCGCTCCGATCCGGGCAGCGATATCTACATTCACGGCAAGGCCGAATCGGCGGGGTGTCTGGCCATTGGCGACATCGCCATTGAAGAGCTGTTTGTGCTGGTCAACCGCATTGGCGTCGACAACACCTCGGTGATCATCGCGCCGCACGATCCGCGCCGAGTGCCCCTCGACGGTTTTGCCGCCAACCTGCCGCGCTGGGCGGTGGAGCTCTACGCCGATATCTCCCGGGAGTTTGCCAAATACCCTCGCAACGAAGAGATCTGA